A genome region from Arachidicoccus soli includes the following:
- a CDS encoding glycoside hydrolase family 2 TIM barrel-domain containing protein, whose translation MKKIWLSIFICLLVVVNHQVMAQNSRESFNDNWFFKLDTANEYNPQELNNKPWRAITVPHDWSIGLDFDSTSPSGNDGACLRGGTGMYKKTFILSSADKGKNIFIDFDGVYMNSTVWINGHELGNRPNGYISFQYNMTPYLKFNGQQNLLEVLVKNHQPNSRWYSGSGIYRNVWIEKKGSVYVDHWGTYITTPQVSAKEAIIKIQTKLKNSLDMGTHALLKTTFYNQNGSIVKILSKKIIINANEDQTYVQSFSLSNPLLWSTQHPNLYRAISQVFVNDKVQDVYKTNFGVRYFHFDKDSGFYLNGNPLKIIGVCMHHDLGSLGAAINVRAMQRQLQILKSMGINGIRTSHNPPAPEWLDLCDKMGFIVLDEAFDSWELAKTKYDYHLYFKNWHKKDLTDQVVRDRNHPSVFMWSIGNEILEQKTGDKDTSGRNITRDLVQIVKGLDDRPITAAMNESGPNNNISCTGALDLIGINYHHWLWEGLPKQFPGQKFILTETISSLQSRGEYLMPSDSIRHWWGFTREKNGGTPDFTCSAYDNSAANWGSTYEESLKLLLKHPYLSGMYIWTGFDYLGEPTPYPYPARSSYFGIVDMAGFPKDTYYLFKSLFTKDTVLHIFPHWNWKPGQKIDVWAYYNNADEVELFLNGKSLGIRKKTGDDLHVQWNNIVFEPGTLKAVSRKDGKIIKLSTIKTAGEAYKLVASADRSTINADGDDLSFVKITVEDKAGNMVPYADNVLHFSLKGDGEIAALDNGCETDLTPFSNKKWRKAFNGLALAIVKAHHKKGKLTLHISADGLQGTSVDIEMK comes from the coding sequence ATGAAAAAAATTTGGCTGAGCATTTTCATATGCTTATTAGTAGTCGTGAATCATCAGGTGATGGCCCAAAATTCCAGGGAAAGTTTCAATGATAATTGGTTCTTTAAATTAGATACAGCAAACGAATATAATCCACAGGAATTAAACAATAAACCATGGCGCGCCATAACAGTCCCGCATGATTGGAGTATTGGTCTTGACTTTGACTCTACGAGTCCAAGTGGAAATGATGGCGCTTGTTTGCGGGGCGGAACAGGAATGTACAAAAAGACATTTATTTTATCTTCAGCAGATAAGGGGAAAAATATCTTCATTGACTTTGATGGGGTATACATGAATAGTACAGTTTGGATAAATGGCCACGAGTTGGGCAACCGGCCAAATGGCTACATTTCATTTCAATACAACATGACACCCTATTTAAAGTTTAACGGGCAGCAGAACCTATTAGAAGTTTTAGTGAAAAACCATCAGCCAAATTCCCGTTGGTACAGCGGTAGCGGTATTTATAGAAATGTATGGATAGAGAAAAAAGGTTCTGTGTATGTAGATCATTGGGGCACCTACATTACAACACCACAGGTTTCTGCAAAAGAAGCGATAATAAAAATTCAAACTAAACTAAAAAATAGTTTAGATATGGGTACACATGCATTATTGAAAACGACTTTTTATAATCAAAATGGCAGCATCGTTAAAATATTATCGAAGAAGATTATTATCAATGCGAATGAAGATCAAACATATGTCCAATCCTTCTCCTTATCAAATCCATTACTTTGGAGCACTCAACATCCCAATCTGTATCGGGCCATCTCACAGGTTTTTGTAAATGATAAAGTTCAGGATGTTTACAAGACCAACTTCGGGGTACGGTATTTTCATTTTGACAAAGATTCAGGATTTTATTTAAATGGGAATCCATTAAAAATTATTGGCGTTTGTATGCACCATGATTTAGGTTCTTTGGGTGCTGCCATCAATGTACGTGCAATGCAACGTCAATTGCAAATCTTAAAATCTATGGGCATCAATGGCATTCGTACATCTCATAATCCCCCCGCACCAGAATGGCTAGACCTCTGCGATAAAATGGGCTTTATTGTTCTAGACGAAGCATTTGACTCATGGGAATTGGCAAAAACAAAATATGATTATCATTTGTATTTTAAAAATTGGCACAAGAAGGATTTGACCGATCAGGTGGTACGTGACCGCAACCATCCATCAGTATTTATGTGGAGTATTGGCAATGAAATCCTTGAACAAAAAACCGGTGACAAAGACACATCCGGACGTAATATTACCAGAGATTTGGTGCAGATTGTAAAAGGTCTTGATGACCGGCCCATAACTGCTGCCATGAATGAATCGGGGCCTAATAATAATATCTCTTGTACAGGTGCACTTGATTTAATAGGCATAAATTACCATCATTGGCTATGGGAAGGATTACCCAAGCAATTTCCGGGTCAGAAATTTATTTTAACAGAAACAATTTCATCATTACAATCTCGGGGAGAATATCTAATGCCATCCGATTCAATTCGCCACTGGTGGGGATTCACAAGAGAAAAGAATGGAGGTACGCCTGATTTCACTTGTTCTGCCTATGATAATAGTGCTGCGAATTGGGGTTCCACTTATGAAGAATCCTTAAAGTTATTACTCAAACATCCTTACTTGAGTGGAATGTATATCTGGACCGGATTTGATTATCTGGGAGAACCTACCCCTTATCCTTATCCGGCGCGTAGCTCTTATTTTGGTATTGTAGATATGGCCGGCTTTCCAAAGGATACTTATTATCTCTTTAAAAGTCTATTCACAAAAGACACGGTCTTACATATTTTCCCGCATTGGAATTGGAAACCCGGGCAAAAAATAGACGTATGGGCATATTATAATAATGCTGACGAAGTAGAATTATTTTTAAATGGAAAATCTTTAGGTATCAGAAAGAAAACGGGAGATGATTTACATGTACAATGGAACAATATTGTATTTGAACCCGGAACACTTAAAGCTGTATCGCGTAAAGATGGTAAAATTATAAAACTGTCCACCATCAAAACTGCCGGAGAAGCATATAAGCTGGTGGCTTCGGCAGATAGGAGTACGATAAATGCGGATGGTGATGATTTATCTTTTGTAAAAATTACTGTAGAAGATAAAGCCGGTAATATGGTACCCTATGCTGATAATGTACTTCATTTTTCTTTGAAAGGGGATGGTGAAATAGCAGCTTTGGATAATGGCTGCGAAACAGATTTGACTCCTTTCAGCAATAAAAAATGGCGCAAAGCCTTTAATGGTTTGGCTTTGGCTATTGTAAAAGCACATCATAAAAAAGGCAAACTTACATTGCATATTT